AACATCAGCGGCGTCAACAGCAATCAATCAGGCAATGACACCTTCTTCCCTAGCATATACACCTTCAAAACTATTGTCTACGCCAGCGACATCGATATCTTTTTATGACAACAATATAGACGttaatttggaaaatggcAATCGTACTACTGGGCTTGAAGATACCTCTAGATATGCGAaggataatttttcaaaaaagtgtGGAACGTCACAGCTCAATCACGTATTGGATACTGATAAAAGGCAGGAGTTTAGCGGAGatgcaagaagaagaagatcagGCAGTCCTATTTCCCATATGCAACACTGCAACATAATCGATAATGTGAAAGCGAGACGAAATAGCAACACGATAAACTCAACTTTCAACTACGAGAGTAAACACTATGAAATTCCTTATGATgatatgatgaaaaatgacAGCAATAAAAGTGATCCCggagaaaatattttgaaagaaagttATGGaccatttcaacattcttccGTCAAATCCTGCACGCCTGATGACAGGGAAGTAATTAGTACCTTTGAAAGTAATGGCAGTAGTGGATActgcaaaaataaaggacAAGTGAAGACACACTCTCAACTTAGTAAGGATATTCTCCTGGGCGAACCAGGCGACATGGTTGATTTGTCTTCATTAATGACCTCACCGAGAAAATCATCGGATGAAACTGGCGATTTGGCCTTCAATTTATCCCAAGATGAGAGGTATGATACAAATCACGCACGAAACCCCACTCATGTGAACAATAGCGCAGTAACAAGTGATGAAAGCTGGAGTGTTAGCGATAATGCATTGGGAAAGAAAGGGCAAGGTAGTGAAgttaaaaggaaaaaaaaatccaaattaGGACTTTTCagacatattttttcaaggaagtaatataataataataataataataataatagtaataataataataatagtaagGCAATCTCTAGCCTTACCGGCATTGATTGCATGTAGTTTTATGTATAAATGTAGAATAATGaataagatttttcaaagtcattaaaataaaaagtgaATAGATAAGtacatataaaaaaatgctttctATCATCtacttatatatacatgttTATGTGTATACGTGTAATTATAAAGGACTTAGTAGTTGTATTCGTTTGGTTTTTGACCAGAAGTGTTTGGAAAACCACATTCCAATAGGATATCGTTAATTAGTTCAGGTTTTTCAGTTATCTTGGAGAAGACTTCATCGTTTTTGGTTAAGATCATACCACAGTAACCGGTGGAGTTGAAACCTATTTTAATCTCATCAGAAAAGGCCTTGGAACGTGGAACAACACAAATCCATTGTTTGGTTAACATAAAGTTGTAGGATTTCTTTAGATCTGGATTTTCGTTCATCCAATCTTGGAAGAAGGTCAAGGCCCTTTGCAATATGGAGATGTAGCACATGGCCAATAGGTCTTCATCAACAGTTTCTTCGGATTCTGGCATGGGCAAGACGAAATGAGCAAAGGAAACTTTGGCATCTTGCAATGGTTCACTGTTGAAAGTTGGTAGAAAATGTTCCTTACCATTACATAGTTTGTCCTGGAAGGTGAAAAACTTTTGAGGCATTTGCAAAATTTGCAAATGTTTGTGGTCCAATGAAGAACCACTTGCTGGACCTGAGTTGTAAAAGACCATGTGTCTTTTGTcagcttcttcatcgtctaAGGCACACACCAACTTGTAGGCAGTCAACAAATCGGTTGGAGTTAAAGCATCGGTTTGGTGTTGGTATTCGTTGGTTACCAATAAGGTGTGTTCAGGGATTACGGGGAATTTGTTTAATAAAAGTTTGTACGTTTTGTTGTCGGCACCGCCAAATTCTGGGATAACTGTCAATTCTTCCTCAGCTTTGCCTAAGGGATCTTCTCCTTCTGCAGTTTGACCGCGTTCTGGTTTTTGGATCAAACTTGGCATATGGCTAATCAAGTATGGCATACCGGTTTTTGGGTCCTTCGTTTTCTTAGTTTCAGTCTGGAGGAACTTTAAATTACCATTTTCGAAAGCACTCTTGTACTTGTCACTAATCAAAGATGCAACGTCGGCAGGCACACTCATTTTAAtctggtttttttttatctgcGTATAACTTATTCGACTAGCTAGCTGGCAAtaaatatattttcttcgagGTACGATTTAAATTGGTATTgttaatttcttcattttgacCTTGTATTGTATTTCTTCCCAGTGcgtgatgaaaaaaaaaattgaaaaataagaaaatcttCTAGAACGTTCCGAAAGGGAACAGCTAGCAAAGACATGTAGCTTAGAAAGTTGGCAAGCAATTTATGAGTCTGGTGCATGTGTGAGATGCCCTGTATCCAGGAGCGTTCTTTGCTACTGTTGATCGGAATGTTGTAATAGTCAAAGCGATATTGTAGTGACGGCGACATTGTAgcagctttttcttctgttgaaACGATTATGATATTCTTTTAAGCCACTTCTTGGTATATGAGTGGTACACGATCACAGAAGCATTAGAATCTTAGGCGGAAGTTGGTACAGAGAACACTGAAGTATAGgacaaatttgaaaaaatatgtgATTGATTATCGAGCGGGACTAGGTAATGGCTGGTTCGGTGCGAACGATTATGGCAATACCATTCAAGTAAGTAAGCATCTATTTAATCTTGtcttagaaaaaaagtctCTTTAAAATCTCTTTCCGACTTCAAGTGGATTGATGTAAAATTCTGGCTGTTTTAGTTGCACATATCTATAACAAGGGACACTCTTAATGGCCCGGTTTATCCCTCAAGGTTGTTCCAGTGCGGTTCATAACTTCTTGTGTTTATTTTACAGCaatgatattttattttctgcaGTTTTGTATTTCTCTTAAGACACTTTAAagtaagaaagaaaataaataaatggCAACAAAACATGTAAAAaacaatgaataaaaaaaaatggaaccAAGGATATATTGAAAGAGATTCGTATCTTCAGATAGCCTTGCAATTTAATTTAATTTagtttattcttaattaaaTCGTGGGAAATATAAACGTATTGATAATAgataaataataatattgtGAACAAGTTCACCTTCATATGGAATGAAACTTTTATTCATGATAAATACCCATCATCCAAGAAATCTAATCAATTAAGTCTCAGTTCCTCGTTTGTTGCTTAAAAATACTAAGGATGATTGAGGTATGAACAATTTCTATAAAAGGAGGCTAAATTTGCTAAAAATCAAATATGAACGAGAAGAATCCAGTGCGTTTTTCTCATCCGTACGCACACATAGGGTTAGCTCCTTTTAAAGAACATATCCCTCAGGGAACTCCAGAGAGACTTCGAGTTCGGCTCTTCCTCATCCTCTGAGGCCCAAAAAATACTAGGTTTTTCACCATCCAGATGAAGAGGCACTGCGACGGTTGAGTTTCTCTTGTTTGGACATTGAACCTCGTCTTCCAACATTTTGGTCATGTAAGACACAATAGGTTCGGTGTACGTAGGAGCATCAACATGGTAATATCTGGACCAGGCGCCACATTCGGTTCCCGCAGAATATACACCGCTACAATATTGTCTTTGAACGTTCGCCCAAATCATAAATTTTGAATACCAAAGCTGGACCACGTCGTATGGCTTTATCATTGGTGCCACCATGATACTGGACTGGGAGACGGTCTCGTTAACATTTCTTACAAAAATGCTCTcgttccttttttttttatttagtAGCGATTTAATAAGCTTGAAGTCCAAACTGTCTTCATTAGCGTCTTTGTCATAGTCGACAATGGAATACTCAGACGACCAATTAAAAGGCACTGAAATGGGAAATCTGTCTGGTGTATCGTCGCCTTTGTGTTTTTCGTCTCTCCACATGCATTCAGAGGCGGGAGCATACTCGGTTCTCCAATCACCGCTATTCACCACCTGGTACTGTTCCCAGTCATAGTACACTTCTTCTGGTTTGGAGGCATCTACTCTACTCTTGACATTGCCAATGGCCACACCATGAGATACATCGTGAAAGATTACGGAGCTGTTCACGATAGCAGGTGCAATGGATTCGATAAAGTTCACCTGGTAGAAGTCTCCACTTGAAAACACAGTATTAACACCATCGTGCGACTCAACCCCTCTTAGCAGAAGCAAGGCATCCAAATCAACCGTAGATGCTGCAGCAGTTAAACTCGCAAAGACGGAGGATGCGACAAGAATATACTTACTAAACATTGCGAAGAATTACAGGTCTTTCCCTGTCTCAAACCAGCAATAGCTCCACTTTTATAGATAGTAGGGAGACGTATTCTTTGAAGCCGGTGATTAAATATGGCTGCAAAAAATCTGCCCAAAGGTCGTTtaaacaggaaaaaagcaTGCAAAATCCAAATACTTATTTAGCTTTGCTTCCGGAATACACAAACGACAAGAAAGTAAGCCAACTGACACGCATGGGGTCATCTTGGTTTCCCACGATCTGTCAAGCTAAGCAAGAACACGTTCCCCTAGTTTTCCTCTGCTCTTCTTGGTCGCTGTAATCTGCGGGTTTCCCCACATAGACTAAGCACAAAGGGGATAAGAAGGGATTAATCTTATGAAGATACCATCCCTTTCTCATGATGAGCCATTGTGCGGATGGTTCTTGCCATTGAGATTTGATCGCTTCCCTCCTAAAGGGAAGATGGAGCAAAACCCAGTTTCCCTAAGGGGAAACGCAATATATCCCTTTAAGGAAGAGATAGGGGAAGATAATAGATTGACAACGTAAATCTGTAACGagatgaggaagaaaacTAACATCTATATAAGGGAGTGCATCTCGCTCCACTTGACTTGCAATTTTCCCCGTTTCTCTCTTCCTGCTCTGGTCTTTCGATGCCAAGGTCGATAATAGCCAGAACAAGCAAAGCTCCCGTCTTAAACCTATACTCCCGTTAAACAATGCAAGTCAAAAACGTCGTCGCTATTCTAGCCACAGTAACTGCTATTCAAGCACAAGCTGGCATTGATACAAATGCCACTACTCCAAACGCTACGCAGCCAAACGCTACGCAGCCAAACGCTACGCAACCAAATGTCACTCAGCCAAATACGACCCTTCCTACCGCTTCGGTCACTACAACCGTCTCGATTGGCGATGCCGTGGTCAACTCCATGGCAGCTGGCGTTTTCGGAGCAGCAGtcgctgctggtgtcgccTTTTTATTCTAAGGCCACTTTTTTCTctacattttcttcctctttctaATATCCTGACCGTTGTTCAAACTGGGGAGCTTTTAACTTTCGTTTCACtagccttttttttgttctttacATTTGACTCTATTCTTACATAGTTGATTACAAACTAATAATATTTAATACTAATTCTATATACGTTGTATATGTGTGCTATTATGTAATATAGCTTTTGCCTGTTTTGTTGAACccttttttcattgctCTGGAAAAAAAGCGTCACTAATTCGAAAAATATAGcgaaaaactaaaataaAGATACTTTCTTTGTGACAGATAGAAGAAAGCCTGTTCTGCAACTTTCATCGTACCACACCTAAAATAGAGCAAAGTAAATCAAGAAGACCCCTCTCTACCACTCCGAGAAATTATGAACCGCGTTTTAAGAAAAGGTCAACTGTTGATGATTTTATTGGCCTCATTATTAGTGACACAGACTTTGGGTGCCGCTATCTACTTACCGAAGGGCCCACACCATGTCAAACCATTCCATAGTGACAAGCCCAATTTGCAAAGAAGAGGCAATGAGCCCTTTTTCGAGATAGATGTCAAAAGCTTGGATGTAAACTCGCCCATATCAGAGTTGTGTAAGAAAGATTTGCATGTTATCGATTCTGCGCAGGAACTTTTCCATTTACAAAACCAATGTGAATTCATACTGGGATCTTTGCAAATCACGAACTATGACTCcaatattttgaatttgaatagTCTAAGAGCCATCGGCGGCAATCTGATTATTCAAGACTCGCCTGAATTGATTAGAATCCAAGCTAGTAACTTGAACAAAATCGAAGGACTCTTCCAATTGCAAAGACTAACATCTTTGGTTTCTGTTGAAATCCcaactttgaatttttgccGGTCGTTAGAATGGAAAGTCGTTCCCATCTTGAACTACGTGTCCATGGATTCTCAAAATATTGAGATCGTTAAAGATATTATCATATCGGACACTTCGCTGGCCAACGTCGAGAACTTCAATAAGGTCCAAGAGATTGAcactttcaatatcaaCAATAATAGATTCTTGGAAACCATTCATTCGAATGTCAAGACCATCAGGGGCCAATTTAGTGTTCATGCAAACGCTAAGGAATTAGAACTTGAAATGCCATATCTGAGAGAAGTGGAAAACATTACCATTAGAGATACATCTTTGGTCTATCTACCACAGCTAACAAAAGTAAAGAGTTCTTTAGAGTTCATCGAAAATTACTTTTACGAATTAAACCTGAACAACTTGCAAAAAGTTGGCGGGACTTTGGGAATTATTAACAACGTGAACTTAGTGAAGATTGACCTCGAGAATGTAACGGATATTCAAGGCGGCTTAATGATTACCGATAACGAATCCCTGGAGGATATTACTTTCTTGCCCAACTTGAAACAAATCGGTGGagcaattttctttgaaggttcattcaaagaaataatgTTCGACAGTTTGAAACTGGTGAAGGGCAGCGCTCTTATCAAGAGTTCATCGAGCCTCTTGGATTGTAATAAATGGACAAACCCATCAAATGGAAGATCAATCATAAGAGGTGGGAAGTTTACCTGCATTTCTggaaagaaggaaaatacGTTGAATGTGAAGCAGGATGGTACAATCGTAGAAAAGGGCTACAAAGATTTAACTCAGGAGAGTGAGGattccaaaagaagagtgatttcaaaattcacGAACTCAACGACCGTAAGTACACAATtgaatctt
The genomic region above belongs to Saccharomyces kudriavzevii IFO 1802 strain IFO1802 genome assembly, chromosome: 3 and contains:
- the SKDI03G0240 gene encoding uncharacterized protein (similar to Saccharomyces cerevisiae YDR524C-B and YCL048W-A; ancestral locus Anc_1.22), encoding MQVKNVVAILATVTAIQAQAGIDTNATTPNATQPNATQPNATQPNVTQPNTTLPTASVTTTVSIGDAVVNSMAAGVFGAAVAAGVAFLF
- the APA1 gene encoding bifunctional AP-4-A phosphorylase/ADP sulfurylase (similar to Saccharomyces cerevisiae APA1 (YCL050C) and APA2 (YDR530C); ancestral locus Anc_1.17), encoding MSVPADVASLISDKYKSAFENGNLKFLQTETKKTKDPKTGMPYLISHMPSLIQKPERGQTAEGEDPLGKAEEELTVIPEFGGADNKTYKLLLNKFPVIPEHTLLVTNEYQHQTDALTPTDLLTAYKLVCALDDEEADKRHMVFYNSGPASGSSLDHKHLQILQMPQKFFTFQDKLCNGKEHFLPTFNSEPLQDAKVSFAHFVLPMPESEETVDEDLLAMCYISILQRALTFFQDWMNENPDLKKSYNFMLTKQWICVVPRSKAFSDEIKIGFNSTGYCGMILTKNDEVFSKITEKPELINDILLECGFPNTSGQKPNEYNY
- the SPS22 gene encoding Sps22p (similar to Saccharomyces cerevisiae SPS22 (YCL048W) and SPS2 (YDR522C); ancestral locus Anc_1.25), whose translation is MNRVLRKGQLLMILLASLLVTQTLGAAIYLPKGPHHVKPFHSDKPNLQRRGNEPFFEIDVKSLDVNSPISELCKKDLHVIDSAQELFHLQNQCEFILGSLQITNYDSNILNLNSLRAIGGNLIIQDSPELIRIQASNLNKIEGLFQLQRLTSLVSVEIPTLNFCRSLEWKVVPILNYVSMDSQNIEIVKDIIISDTSLANVENFNKVQEIDTFNINNNRFLETIHSNVKTIRGQFSVHANAKELELEMPYLREVENITIRDTSLVYLPQLTKVKSSLEFIENYFYELNLNNLQKVGGTLGIINNVNLVKIDLENVTDIQGGLMITDNESLEDITFLPNLKQIGGAIFFEGSFKEIMFDSLKLVKGSALIKSSSSLLDCNKWTNPSNGRSIIRGGKFTCISGKKENTLNVKQDGTIVEKGYKDLTQESEDSKRRVISKFTNSTTVSTQLNLLLLGICLLAMLFV
- the LRE1 gene encoding Lre1p (similar to Saccharomyces cerevisiae LRE1 (YCL051W) and HLR1 (YDR528W); ancestral locus Anc_1.15), coding for MSDTHTQHVQITEPNAVNTLSTPSKRGHRHRRSLAISGDFDFLNHSVAFANLPPPQPLENYPATAPTAVLNTLSPTRYSRFTFQSNEDAGTLDLPEPRFYPVSPRNYMQTPSPRFFISEEPSYSSPVKGVPDAIINLDDALKTRPRSFKSHRRSESAPPDLEVMIGKRNCTPNSNSMIKEEEDSLNELESRNDSNKQELPAALLSPLRPALCTSEQAIEIDDSTLNGSPTHHNHGTQNFSPRNSNKFNSLKIKGQKQRYYHYTKQLPLTAGSDTQSPKDQTSAASTAINQAMTPSSLAYTPSKLLSTPATSISFYDNNIDVNLENGNRTTGLEDTSRYAKDNFSKKCGTSQLNHVLDTDKRQEFSGDARRRRSGSPISHMQHCNIIDNVKARRNSNTINSTFNYESKHYEIPYDDMMKNDSNKSDPGENILKESYGPFQHSSVKSCTPDDREVISTFESNGSSGYCKNKGQVKTHSQLSKDILLGEPGDMVDLSSLMTSPRKSSDETGDLAFNLSQDERYDTNHARNPTHVNNSAVTSDESWSVSDNALGKKGQGSEVKRKKKSKLGLFRHIFSRK
- the SKDI03G0230 gene encoding uncharacterized protein (similar to Saccharomyces cerevisiae YCL049C), which codes for MFSKYILVASSVFASLTAAASTVDLDALLLLRGVESHDGVNTVFSSGDFYQVNFIESIAPAIVNSSVIFHDVSHGVAIGNVKSRVDASKPEEVYYDWEQYQVVNSGDWRTEYAPASECMWRDEKHKGDDTPDRFPISVPFNWSSEYSIVDYDKDANEDSLDFKLIKSLLNKKKRNESIFVRNVNETVSQSSIMVAPMIKPYDVVQLWYSKFMIWANVQRQYCSGVYSAGTECGAWSRYYHVDAPTYTEPIVSYMTKMLEDEVQCPNKRNSTVAVPLHLDGEKPSIFWASEDEEEPNSKSLWSSLRDMFFKRS